AGGTTCACTATTGCGAGCGATCTACAGATTCGTCGACGGCGAATCCCGATGCAAATGAGCGACCGCACAGCACCGCCACTGCTCAGCAACGCGCCACACACCTCCCCAGCCGACTGCGCTCCTCGCTCACTCGCTCCGCTCGCTCACTCCGGTGCTCATCCACCGTCGGAGCTTCGCTCCGACGAGCCTGCGCTCGCGCTGCTCGCGCAGACCTCGCACAGAGTCCGCGGTCGCACGCTCACGTCCGTTCGCCCACGACCGCGAGCGCGCGCCACCGCGGCCGGATTTGGGAGGGGGTCGGGGAACACCCTCCCTCCACTTCGGCCCGAAACGGTCGAGAACGGTCGGTACGTTTAAGAAGCGAACCCGGCGAGTGGGGGGCATGAGTGGACGACCCCTCGACGTGCTGGAGGCGACGCTCGGTGACCGCGTCACCGTCCGGCTGAAGGACGGCGCGGCCTACGCCGGCGAGCTCGGCGGCTACGACCAGCACATGAACGTGGTGCTCGACCCCGCGGAGGAGGACCCTGCGAACGACGCAGCGACCGAGACGGTCGAGAGCACAACGATTATCCGGGGCGACAACGTCGTGTCGATAACACCATGAC
The Halococcus hamelinensis 100A6 genome window above contains:
- a CDS encoding LSM domain-containing protein, whose product is MSGRPLDVLEATLGDRVTVRLKDGAAYAGELGGYDQHMNVVLDPAEEDPANDAATETVESTTIIRGDNVVSITP